A single Apodemus sylvaticus chromosome 20, mApoSyl1.1, whole genome shotgun sequence DNA region contains:
- the LOC127670589 gene encoding phospholipid phosphatase 2-like, translating to MGALGGGFLLLLLDMSGNDLAELGPELLTLSGLHMLLATNNRLGGPGSLPKGLPGPFAALLQPPGAQPQQQHLPGVACLAAGAIRVYRALTRHRVIGTVDTEVIVYFMAHMRELRVALLFFYSGHSSFGMYCMLFLVLYVQAWLCWKWARLLRPTVQFFLVAFAIYVGYSPVSDHKHHWSDVLVGLLQGALVACLRVRYISDFFKSRPPQPCQEGEEPERKPSLSLTLTLGDRP from the exons ATGGGTGCACTGGGcggtggcttcctcctcctgctcctggacATGAGTGGCAATGACCTCGCAGAGCTGGGACCTGAGCTGCTGACACTGAGCGGCCTGCACATGCTGCTGGCCACGAACAACCGGTTGGGCGGCCCAGGCTCGCTGCccaagggcctgcctggcccATTTGCTgctctgctgcagcctccaggTGCTCAACCTCAGCAGCAGCACCTTCCAGGAGTTGCCTGCCTAGCTGCTGGAGCTATCAGAGTCtacaggg CTTTGACTCGACACCGAGTCATAGGGACAGTGGATACTGAGGTCATTGTCTATTTCATGGCTCACATGAGGGAACTGAGGGTGGCCCT GCTGTTCTTCTACtctggccactcctcctttgGCATGTACTGCATGTTGTTCCTGGTG CTGTACGTGCAGGCCTGGCTCTGCTGGAAGTGGGCCCGGCTGCTGAGGCCCACCGttcagttcttcttggtggcttTTGCCATCTATGTGGGCTATAGCCCAGTGTCTGACCACAAGCACCACTGGAGTGATGTCCTCGTCGGCCTCCTTCAGGGAGCCCTGGTGGCCTGCCTCAGG GTCCGCTACATTTCAGATTTCTTCAAATCCCGGCCGCCCCAGCCCTGCCAGGAGGGTGAAGAGCCAGAGCGCAAGCCCAGTCTGTCGCTGACGCTGACCCTTGGTGACCGACCCTAG